Proteins encoded in a region of the Cygnus olor isolate bCygOlo1 chromosome 4, bCygOlo1.pri.v2, whole genome shotgun sequence genome:
- the CISD2 gene encoding CDGSH iron-sulfur domain-containing protein 2: MVLESLARIVKVQLPAYLKRLPLPESVGGFLRLTVSEWLRLLPFLGVLALLGYLAVRPFLPKKKQQKDSLINLKIQKENPKVVNEINIEDLCLTKAYCRCWRSKTFPVCDGSHNKHNELTGDNVGPLILKKKEV, from the exons ATGGTGCTGGAGAGCCTGGCCCGCATCGTCAAGGTGCAGCTGCCCGCCTACCTCAAGCGGCTGCCGCTGCCCGAGAGCGTCGGCGGCTTCCTCCGCCTCACAG TTTCAGAATGGCTGCGGTTATTGCCTTTCCTGGGCGTGCTGGCCTTGCTGGGTTACCTTGCTGTTCGTCCATTCCTTCccaagaagaaacagcaaaaggatAGCTTGATTAACCTCAAGATCCAAAAGGAAAATCCAAAAGTAGTGAATGAAATAAACATCGAAGATCTGTGTCTCACTAAAGCTTACTGCAGGTGTTGGCGTTCAAAGACG ttccCTGTCTGTGATGGCTCTCATAACAAGCACAATGAACTAACAGGAGATAATGTAGGTCCACTAATACTCAAGAAGAAAGAAGTATAG